Proteins encoded by one window of Moorella humiferrea:
- the larB gene encoding nickel pincer cofactor biosynthesis protein LarB, with amino-acid sequence MMENKLKELLEAYKAGRVELEAVMERLKTFREEDLGFAKVDHHRVLRNGFPEVIFGQGKTKEQVAAIASRLAAAGSTVLVTRTNREVYQEVSAILPAAEFNELARTIVVSAGEIPPTGGKVAVLSAGTADLPVAEEAAVTAAVMGNEVERIYDVGVAGIHRLLGRVELVRRADVVIVVAGMEGALASVVAGLVDRPVIAVPTSIGYGASFGGLAALLTMLNSCAAGIGVVNIDNGFGAAALATTITRLKKV; translated from the coding sequence ATGATGGAAAATAAGCTAAAGGAGCTCCTGGAAGCCTATAAAGCCGGCAGGGTCGAACTGGAAGCCGTCATGGAACGTCTAAAAACTTTTAGGGAAGAAGACCTGGGCTTTGCCAAGGTGGACCACCACCGGGTTTTACGTAACGGGTTTCCGGAAGTCATTTTCGGCCAGGGGAAAACCAAGGAACAAGTAGCGGCCATTGCCTCCCGCCTGGCTGCCGCCGGTTCTACGGTTCTGGTAACCCGTACCAACAGGGAGGTTTACCAGGAAGTGTCCGCTATCTTGCCGGCAGCCGAGTTTAACGAGCTGGCCCGGACTATTGTCGTTTCTGCCGGAGAAATCCCTCCTACCGGTGGGAAGGTGGCGGTGTTGAGCGCCGGTACGGCCGACCTGCCCGTGGCGGAAGAAGCGGCGGTCACTGCGGCGGTAATGGGCAACGAGGTAGAAAGGATTTACGACGTGGGCGTGGCCGGCATCCACCGCCTTTTGGGGCGGGTGGAGCTGGTACGCCGGGCCGACGTCGTTATCGTCGTGGCGGGCATGGAAGGGGCTTTGGCCAGCGTCGTCGCCGGGTTGGTGGACCGCCCCGTCATTGCCGTGCCCACAAGTATCGGCTACGGCGCCAGCTTCGGCGGCCTGGCCGCCCTCCTTACCATGCTCAACAGCTGTGCCGCCGGCATCGGCGTGGTTAACATCGACAACGGATTCGGGGCCGCCGCCTTGGCCACAACCATTACCCGCCTGAAAAAAGTATAA
- the splB gene encoding spore photoproduct lyase, translating to MGTPLKRVIFEPGALDYPLGKKLYHTFREKGLEILFTSSYNRITGIPGKSMRESFMEAKRTLVVGVRRSRRLETCKPSAHYQLPLATSCPGMCEYCYLFTHFGRRPYQRIYVNIDEILAMAKDYIEDRKPEVTVFEAAATSDPLPVEKYTGNLARTIEFMGNQPLGRLRVVTKFTDVANLLGLDHRGHTRFRFSINAADIIKRFEHGTPPLAERLAAAARIIKAGYPPGFIIAPIFYLDGWQEQYRALFQEIARQPLIAEHNDLTLELITHRFTKKAKTTIETLFPKTELPLDEEDRSFKYGQFGYGKYVYPAKVKTEMESFFKEMVATYLPQATIEYFI from the coding sequence ATGGGTACGCCTCTAAAGAGGGTCATTTTTGAGCCCGGTGCCCTTGATTATCCTTTGGGTAAAAAACTATACCATACTTTTCGTGAAAAGGGCCTGGAGATACTCTTTACTTCTTCCTACAACCGGATAACCGGCATTCCTGGTAAATCTATGCGGGAAAGCTTCATGGAAGCCAAAAGGACCCTGGTGGTGGGGGTAAGACGAAGCAGGCGTCTGGAAACCTGCAAACCATCGGCCCACTATCAATTACCTCTAGCTACTAGTTGCCCCGGAATGTGCGAGTACTGTTACCTGTTCACCCACTTCGGCCGCAGGCCGTACCAGCGAATTTACGTCAACATAGACGAAATCCTGGCGATGGCCAAGGATTATATCGAGGACAGGAAACCGGAAGTTACGGTCTTTGAAGCGGCAGCTACTTCAGACCCCCTTCCGGTAGAAAAATATACCGGTAACCTGGCCCGTACCATTGAATTTATGGGTAATCAACCCCTGGGACGCTTGCGTGTTGTCACCAAATTTACCGATGTTGCAAACCTTTTGGGATTAGACCACCGCGGTCATACCCGCTTTCGTTTTAGTATTAACGCCGCGGATATAATTAAGCGTTTTGAGCATGGTACGCCGCCGCTGGCAGAACGGCTGGCGGCGGCTGCCAGGATAATAAAGGCCGGCTATCCCCCGGGTTTTATCATAGCCCCCATATTTTACCTGGATGGCTGGCAAGAGCAATACCGGGCTCTTTTTCAAGAAATTGCCCGGCAACCTTTAATTGCAGAACACAACGACCTGACCCTGGAATTGATAACCCATCGCTTCACGAAAAAGGCGAAGACCACTATAGAAACTTTATTTCCAAAGACAGAATTACCTCTCGATGAAGAGGACCGCAGTTTCAAATACGGCCAGTTCGGTTACGGTAAATATGTTTACCCTGCTAAGGTAAAAACAGAGATGGAATCGTTTTTTAAAGAAATGGTAGCTACTTATCTACCCCAGGCGACTATTGAATACTTTATATAG
- a CDS encoding phage holin family protein, with the protein MGNWVGTIVRFIVSALVLMLVGFILPGIRVAGFTGALIAAVVIALLGWLAEAVLGKRISPHGRGIVGFIVAAIVIYLAQFIVPAYLSVNIVGALLAALVIGVIDAFVPTELR; encoded by the coding sequence ATGGGCAACTGGGTAGGCACCATAGTACGTTTCATTGTTTCGGCGCTGGTGCTGATGCTGGTGGGCTTCATTCTTCCCGGCATTAGAGTGGCAGGCTTTACCGGCGCCCTGATCGCAGCCGTAGTTATCGCCCTGCTGGGCTGGCTGGCCGAAGCCGTTCTCGGCAAGCGCATTTCTCCCCATGGTCGCGGCATTGTCGGTTTTATCGTCGCGGCAATCGTCATCTATCTTGCTCAATTTATCGTTCCCGCCTACTTAAGCGTGAACATCGTCGGCGCCCTGCTGGCGGCCCTGGTAATCGGGGTAATCGATGCCTTTGTTCCGACGGAATTGCGTTAG
- the rpsT gene encoding 30S ribosomal protein S20 translates to MPNIKSAIKRVELTRKRTERNKAIKSRVKTAIKKFRLALEQGDASTAEKLRQAIRTLDKAVTKGVIHPNTAARKKSRLQRLFNKTSASA, encoded by the coding sequence ATGCCCAATATAAAATCGGCCATAAAACGAGTGGAACTGACCCGCAAGCGAACCGAGCGCAATAAGGCCATCAAATCCCGGGTAAAAACGGCCATTAAAAAATTCCGCCTCGCCCTGGAACAGGGGGACGCTTCTACCGCCGAAAAACTGCGCCAGGCCATTCGCACCCTCGACAAAGCCGTGACCAAAGGCGTTATTCACCCCAACACCGCGGCGCGCAAAAAATCGCGGCTGCAGCGCCTGTTCAACAAAACTTCGGCCTCTGCATAA
- the spoIIP gene encoding stage II sporulation protein P, producing MRIHVVTRWHARALFNRMIKIFITLLLFLSLTGGTWHLFNKERGRRADDFNSGASLFPLPLLKSVLKEGLPPLLLDDEDNDDRAAGALAAAVQVLASPLVVAPEKLTAQPLTGEEEPVPQPLPGESLPPPPEEIIPPADGHPLVAIYNTHNAESYQPSEGQAKFPGKNGGVSQVAAVLAETLSKDYGIPVVRSTTIHDYPDFTRAYTNSEKTLKKMLAENPSVLVALDIHRNAGLPAPPVAEIQNQRVAQVLIIVGSSARLEHPNWRQNEAFARRLAQKMDELYPGLCLGVRVQEGRYNQHLHPRALLLEMGSDNNTLEEAERAARLVARVLAVIIEELRRENPAQTG from the coding sequence GTGCGCATCCACGTCGTTACCCGCTGGCACGCTAGAGCACTATTCAACCGCATGATAAAAATATTTATAACCCTGCTCCTATTCCTTTCCCTGACCGGCGGCACCTGGCATTTGTTTAATAAAGAAAGGGGCCGACGGGCTGACGACTTTAATTCAGGAGCGTCCTTATTCCCCTTGCCCCTGCTGAAAAGTGTTTTAAAAGAAGGCCTCCCTCCCCTACTGTTAGATGACGAAGATAATGATGATAGGGCCGCCGGTGCCCTGGCGGCGGCCGTCCAGGTCCTGGCCTCACCCCTGGTAGTTGCGCCCGAAAAGCTGACGGCGCAGCCTTTAACCGGTGAAGAAGAACCGGTGCCCCAGCCGCTGCCCGGAGAAAGTCTCCCCCCGCCGCCGGAAGAAATAATACCCCCCGCCGACGGCCACCCCCTGGTTGCTATATACAACACCCATAATGCGGAATCCTACCAGCCCAGCGAGGGACAGGCCAAATTTCCCGGTAAAAACGGCGGTGTCAGCCAGGTGGCGGCGGTCCTGGCCGAAACTTTAAGCAAAGATTACGGTATCCCCGTAGTGCGTTCGACTACAATCCATGACTATCCCGACTTTACCAGGGCATATACCAACTCGGAAAAAACCCTGAAGAAAATGCTGGCGGAAAATCCATCCGTTCTGGTAGCCCTGGACATCCACAGGAACGCGGGCCTGCCGGCGCCCCCGGTGGCGGAGATTCAAAACCAGAGGGTGGCCCAGGTGCTGATAATCGTCGGCAGCAGCGCCCGTCTGGAACATCCCAACTGGCGCCAGAATGAAGCCTTCGCCCGGAGGCTGGCCCAAAAAATGGATGAGCTCTATCCCGGTTTATGCCTAGGGGTAAGGGTTCAAGAGGGGCGTTATAACCAGCACCTCCACCCCCGTGCCCTCCTTTTGGAGATGGGCAGTGATAACAATACCCTGGAAGAAGCCGAGCGCGCCGCCCGCCTGGTCGCCCGGGTGCTGGCCGTAATTATTGAGGAACTGCGGCGGGAAAACCCGGCCCAGACTGGTTAA
- a CDS encoding ABC transporter permease — MTDARRVLSYLASVVFLLLIWWLLALIINNPGLPDPLKVFHSLVEKGWPELARHMYVSTYRVLGSLALALVVGVPLGLLAGRQPLFDAFLAPLVYLLYPVPKVALLPVAMVLLGIGDSTRMLVIFMVVVNQILITTRDAARKIPPQLLLSVASLGAGKFSLYRQVVIPACLPEIITAVRISLGSAISVLFLSETIAGNSGLGYYILDGLFRADYGAMFAGILAMALMGLVLYILLNFLEYLLCPWHRL; from the coding sequence GTGACGGATGCCCGCCGTGTCCTGTCCTATCTGGCGTCCGTTGTTTTCTTGCTCCTTATTTGGTGGCTTCTGGCATTAATTATAAATAATCCGGGTCTGCCTGATCCCTTGAAGGTTTTCCACAGTCTGGTGGAGAAAGGCTGGCCGGAACTGGCACGCCATATGTACGTCAGTACCTACAGAGTTCTGGGAAGTCTGGCACTGGCGTTAGTTGTGGGGGTGCCTTTAGGCCTCCTGGCCGGGCGGCAACCGCTTTTTGACGCCTTTCTGGCACCCCTGGTTTACCTCCTTTACCCCGTTCCCAAGGTCGCCCTTTTGCCGGTAGCCATGGTTCTTTTAGGTATCGGCGATTCTACCAGAATGCTTGTTATTTTTATGGTGGTCGTCAATCAGATCCTAATTACGACCCGGGACGCCGCTCGCAAGATACCGCCCCAGCTGCTGCTGTCCGTCGCCTCCCTGGGGGCCGGCAAATTCAGCCTGTACCGCCAGGTGGTCATACCTGCCTGCCTGCCGGAAATAATAACGGCCGTGCGCATATCCCTGGGCAGTGCCATCTCCGTCCTTTTTTTAAGCGAAACCATCGCCGGCAACAGTGGCCTGGGGTATTACATCCTGGACGGGCTGTTCAGGGCCGATTATGGAGCGATGTTTGCCGGGATACTGGCCATGGCCCTCATGGGCCTGGTCCTTTATATTTTGCTTAATTTCCTAGAATATCTCCTGTGTCCCTGGCATCGGCTGTAG
- a CDS encoding D-alanyl-D-alanine carboxypeptidase family protein, producing the protein MSPGNKVRKATFLLIVFFLFFITPFKVWAENEETPPQITAAAAVLMDMATGKVLWEKNPDERKAPASTTKILTALIALEKGRLDDVITVGPNPPRVDGTRVYLVEGEQVTLENLLYAMLLNSGNDAALAIAEHYGGSQEGFARLMNEKAASLGAVNSHFVTPNGLPNPNHYTTARDLAIIARAAMQNETFRRIVATKTRPWHGQEWETTLINQNKLLWNYEGADGVKNGYTSEAHFTLVGSATRDGQSYLAVVLDERSSRTAEGDVAALLDYAFKEFRSFQLVRQGEIVAVVEAGDGKKVELAAAADLAIVGRNDGSGPPVGRLELSPIKGPLPAGRSVGEIVFRQNGEVVGRVAVVNRQPIPARPLSIGDWWLRFSLPVLGVAGLYYLVQAEKQRRRLFRARRRVFGDYS; encoded by the coding sequence ATGTCGCCGGGAAACAAGGTAAGAAAGGCCACCTTTCTACTTATAGTTTTTTTTCTCTTTTTTATAACACCCTTTAAAGTTTGGGCGGAAAATGAGGAAACGCCTCCCCAGATTACGGCAGCGGCGGCGGTTTTGATGGACATGGCCACGGGAAAGGTACTCTGGGAAAAGAATCCTGATGAACGTAAGGCCCCGGCCAGTACCACTAAAATCCTGACGGCGTTGATTGCCCTGGAAAAGGGACGTTTGGATGATGTGATTACCGTGGGGCCCAATCCCCCGCGGGTGGACGGCACCAGGGTCTATCTGGTAGAAGGAGAGCAAGTGACCTTGGAAAATCTCCTCTATGCCATGCTCCTTAACTCCGGTAACGACGCCGCCCTGGCCATCGCCGAGCATTACGGCGGGTCCCAGGAAGGCTTTGCCCGGTTGATGAATGAAAAGGCCGCCTCCCTGGGAGCCGTGAATTCCCACTTTGTGACCCCCAATGGCCTTCCCAATCCCAATCACTATACCACCGCGAGGGATCTGGCGATAATCGCCCGCGCGGCCATGCAGAACGAAACCTTTCGCCGCATAGTAGCCACCAAAACCCGGCCCTGGCACGGTCAAGAATGGGAAACGACCTTGATCAACCAGAATAAGCTCCTCTGGAACTATGAAGGCGCCGATGGGGTAAAAAACGGATACACCTCCGAAGCCCATTTTACCCTGGTGGGTTCGGCTACCCGGGACGGGCAGAGCTATCTGGCAGTGGTCCTGGACGAACGCAGCTCCCGGACGGCCGAAGGGGACGTGGCCGCCCTCCTGGATTATGCCTTCAAGGAATTTCGTTCCTTTCAACTGGTACGCCAGGGCGAAATCGTTGCCGTAGTCGAGGCCGGGGACGGCAAAAAGGTAGAGCTTGCGGCGGCCGCGGATCTGGCCATAGTCGGCAGGAACGATGGCAGCGGTCCCCCGGTCGGGCGGCTGGAGCTTTCTCCAATAAAGGGCCCCCTCCCGGCGGGCCGGAGCGTTGGCGAAATTGTTTTCCGCCAGAATGGGGAGGTGGTGGGCCGGGTAGCCGTTGTCAACCGCCAGCCTATCCCGGCGCGGCCTCTAAGCATCGGCGACTGGTGGTTAAGGTTCAGCCTGCCAGTATTGGGTGTGGCCGGTTTATATTATCTGGTTCAGGCCGAAAAACAGCGCCGCCGGCTTTTTCGCGCCCGCAGGCGGGTTTTCGGCGATTATTCCTAA
- the thiC gene encoding phosphomethylpyrimidine synthase ThiC, with amino-acid sequence MTQIEAARVGQVTRAMEKVAAKEGIRVEDLMAEVAAGRVVIPANKNHVNLEPCGIGKGLRTKVNANLGTSTTYPNIEPELEKLKEALDAGADAVMDLSTGGDINECRRQIIAHSPVAVGTVPIYQATVEAQEKYGALVEMTADDLFKVIERQAEDGVDFITVHCGVTLEVVDRLRREGRLTDIVSRGGSFMTGWMLHHEQENPLYAQFDRLLEIARRYDVTLSLGDGLRPGCLADATDRAQIQELIILGELVDRAREAGVQAMVEGPGHVPLNQVQANILLEKRLCHEAPFYVLGPLVTDVAPGYDHITAAIGGALAAAAGADFICYVTPAEHLGLPTLADVREGVIAARIAGHAADLVKGIPGAWEWDREMARARKALDWERQLQLAIDPKKARQYRHNRNETTAVTCSMCGDFCAMRLVGEYLGKPMEKC; translated from the coding sequence ATGACCCAAATAGAGGCGGCCCGGGTGGGGCAGGTTACACGGGCCATGGAAAAGGTAGCGGCCAAGGAAGGCATCAGGGTAGAAGACCTGATGGCGGAGGTTGCGGCGGGTCGGGTTGTGATCCCGGCCAACAAGAATCACGTGAATCTTGAACCCTGTGGTATAGGCAAGGGCCTCAGGACCAAGGTCAACGCCAATTTGGGCACTTCTACGACCTACCCAAATATCGAACCGGAGCTGGAAAAGCTAAAAGAAGCCCTGGACGCCGGCGCCGACGCCGTTATGGATTTGAGCACCGGCGGCGATATCAATGAATGCCGGCGGCAGATTATTGCCCATTCCCCTGTGGCCGTAGGCACGGTGCCCATTTATCAGGCTACCGTAGAAGCCCAGGAAAAGTACGGCGCCCTGGTGGAAATGACCGCCGACGACCTTTTTAAAGTTATTGAAAGACAGGCCGAAGACGGCGTGGACTTCATCACCGTCCACTGCGGCGTCACTCTGGAAGTGGTAGATCGCCTGCGGCGGGAGGGACGGCTTACCGACATTGTCAGCCGCGGCGGTTCGTTCATGACGGGATGGATGCTGCACCACGAACAGGAAAATCCCCTGTACGCCCAGTTCGACCGTCTGCTGGAGATTGCGCGCCGTTACGACGTTACTTTGAGCCTGGGCGACGGTCTCCGCCCCGGTTGCCTGGCGGATGCCACCGACAGGGCCCAGATCCAGGAGCTGATTATCCTCGGCGAGCTGGTAGATCGGGCCCGCGAGGCCGGGGTGCAGGCCATGGTCGAAGGCCCGGGGCACGTGCCCTTAAACCAGGTCCAGGCCAACATTCTTTTAGAGAAACGCCTGTGCCATGAAGCCCCCTTCTACGTACTGGGGCCCCTGGTCACCGATGTGGCCCCCGGCTACGATCACATCACGGCGGCCATCGGTGGCGCCCTGGCGGCGGCGGCGGGGGCGGATTTCATCTGTTATGTCACTCCGGCCGAACACCTCGGCCTTCCTACCCTGGCCGATGTCCGCGAAGGGGTCATAGCGGCCCGCATTGCCGGCCATGCCGCCGACCTGGTCAAAGGAATTCCCGGGGCCTGGGAATGGGATCGGGAAATGGCTCGCGCCCGCAAGGCCCTCGATTGGGAACGGCAGCTCCAACTAGCCATTGACCCGAAAAAAGCGCGGCAGTACCGCCATAACCGGAACGAAACCACCGCCGTCACCTGTTCCATGTGTGGCGATTTCTGCGCTATGCGCCTGGTAGGCGAGTATCTGGGCAAGCCCATGGAAAAATGCTAA
- the holA gene encoding DNA polymerase III subunit delta, with product MNWRELNEELAEGKIAPVYLFYGTEGYLLERALEKLKEKLVAPGAEAFDCCELDGRETTAAAVVLEAATPPALAAWRLVVVKEPGAEILQGEELHAYLADPFPSTCLVLVAGGDVDKRLKGIKLIERAGRVVEFAPLKTRELEKWLQQEAAAAGYSLLPAAAQILAQAAGGELRPARNELFKVMTYMGRPGAITPDAVLKLLPAAAAQATVFQLVDALGNRNAPQAVALLRRLLDRGEQPLGVLSMLARQLRLIYQYHLAADQREFAAKSGLRPFVVQKIAVQAGNFSLEGTGRALNELLKADVAIKSGRGTAGSVLERAIWAIIKGEP from the coding sequence TTGAACTGGCGGGAATTAAATGAAGAACTGGCGGAAGGCAAGATAGCACCGGTCTATCTCTTTTACGGCACCGAAGGTTATCTTTTGGAACGGGCCCTTGAGAAACTGAAGGAAAAACTGGTCGCGCCGGGAGCGGAAGCCTTCGACTGCTGCGAATTAGATGGACGGGAAACGACGGCCGCGGCCGTTGTTCTTGAGGCCGCCACCCCGCCGGCCCTGGCAGCATGGCGGCTGGTGGTGGTTAAAGAGCCGGGGGCGGAAATTTTGCAGGGAGAAGAACTCCACGCTTACCTCGCGGACCCCTTTCCTTCGACCTGCCTGGTGCTGGTGGCCGGCGGCGACGTCGATAAACGCCTGAAGGGAATAAAATTAATAGAACGGGCGGGCCGGGTGGTTGAATTCGCCCCTTTAAAAACAAGGGAACTGGAAAAATGGCTGCAGCAGGAAGCCGCCGCGGCAGGTTATAGTTTATTGCCGGCGGCGGCGCAAATCCTGGCCCAGGCGGCCGGTGGCGAACTGCGCCCGGCGCGAAATGAATTGTTCAAGGTAATGACCTATATGGGCAGGCCGGGTGCTATAACCCCGGACGCCGTTCTTAAACTCCTGCCGGCGGCGGCCGCCCAGGCCACCGTTTTTCAACTGGTAGACGCCCTGGGCAACCGTAATGCTCCTCAAGCCGTAGCCCTTTTACGCCGCCTCTTGGACAGAGGGGAACAGCCCTTGGGCGTCCTGTCCATGCTGGCCCGTCAGCTGCGTCTAATTTATCAATACCATCTGGCTGCGGATCAAAGGGAGTTTGCCGCCAAGTCGGGCCTCAGGCCTTTTGTGGTCCAAAAAATTGCCGTCCAGGCCGGAAATTTCAGCCTGGAAGGCACCGGTCGGGCTTTAAATGAATTATTAAAAGCCGACGTCGCCATTAAAAGCGGGCGTGGTACGGCCGGGTCGGTGCTGGAAAGGGCCATCTGGGCGATTATTAAAGGGGAGCCATAG
- a CDS encoding FMN-binding glutamate synthase family protein: MNNKKAGSGDLFKTVLGSAGLTLLGLWFLRRPLLNRWHDFFLQTIMTEPYDENLWEFVSASTRTGLQKIVETNLRAHHGKIIQRPFGSPWRSPGTEDLIFNLAQLAKLPVEGSVPVDTKVTLGPRAKRPLQISMPIIVSGMAYGLALSEKTKVALARGAALAGTASNTGEGPMLPSERRAARFLIVQYTRNGLNHQPEILKQADMIEIQLGQAAIGGLGHRTEYNELPPLGRRLIGLKPGQAVVTYARMPGMNNPRKDLPRLVTRLRHLSDGVPVGVKIGAGNDLERDLEILLEADVDFIAIDGAGAASKGSPPIIQDDFGVPTVYAVNRAAAYLKKQGVKKRVSLIAGGGLVTPGDFLKVLALGADAVYIGTIALFALTHTQVLKALPWEPPVDVVFATGRYQNRLDVEKAAQNLANFLRACNTEIMEGVRALGKKAVRQVNKTDLAALNPVTARELGIPLASRPCL; this comes from the coding sequence ATGAATAATAAAAAAGCCGGAAGCGGCGATCTCTTTAAAACCGTACTGGGCTCAGCCGGTCTGACCCTTCTGGGGTTATGGTTCCTCCGTCGCCCCCTGTTGAACCGGTGGCACGATTTCTTTCTTCAAACCATAATGACCGAACCTTATGATGAGAATCTATGGGAATTCGTCTCGGCCTCAACGCGCACCGGCCTTCAGAAAATTGTGGAAACCAATCTGCGGGCCCACCATGGCAAAATCATCCAACGCCCCTTCGGCAGTCCCTGGCGTTCTCCAGGAACGGAAGACCTTATCTTTAACCTGGCCCAGTTAGCCAAACTCCCCGTCGAAGGAAGCGTCCCCGTCGACACCAAGGTGACTCTAGGACCCCGGGCGAAACGGCCCCTTCAAATAAGCATGCCCATCATTGTTTCCGGCATGGCCTACGGGCTGGCCTTAAGCGAAAAAACCAAGGTTGCCCTGGCCCGAGGCGCGGCCCTGGCGGGCACGGCCTCCAACACCGGCGAAGGCCCCATGCTCCCGTCCGAGCGCCGGGCCGCACGCTTCCTCATCGTCCAGTACACCCGCAACGGCTTAAATCATCAACCGGAGATATTAAAACAGGCCGACATGATCGAAATTCAGCTGGGCCAGGCGGCCATCGGCGGCCTGGGGCATCGTACCGAATACAATGAGCTGCCTCCCTTAGGTCGCCGCCTCATTGGCCTCAAACCCGGCCAGGCGGTCGTCACCTACGCCCGCATGCCGGGTATGAACAACCCCCGTAAAGATTTACCGCGCCTGGTCACCAGGCTACGTCACCTGTCCGACGGCGTGCCCGTCGGCGTTAAAATCGGCGCCGGCAACGATCTGGAAAGGGATCTGGAAATACTTCTGGAAGCCGACGTTGATTTTATAGCCATCGATGGCGCTGGGGCTGCCTCAAAGGGTTCACCGCCCATAATCCAGGACGACTTCGGCGTGCCGACGGTCTATGCCGTCAACCGCGCGGCCGCCTATTTAAAAAAACAGGGCGTCAAAAAACGGGTCAGCCTGATAGCCGGCGGCGGACTGGTGACGCCCGGTGATTTTTTAAAGGTCCTGGCCCTGGGGGCCGACGCCGTATATATCGGCACCATAGCCCTCTTCGCCCTCACCCATACCCAGGTGTTGAAGGCCTTACCCTGGGAACCCCCCGTGGACGTTGTCTTTGCCACGGGGCGCTATCAAAATCGTCTGGACGTCGAGAAAGCCGCCCAAAATCTGGCCAACTTTCTACGGGCCTGCAACACGGAAATCATGGAAGGGGTACGCGCCCTCGGTAAAAAAGCCGTGAGACAGGTCAACAAGACCGACCTGGCTGCCCTGAACCCGGTGACGGCCAGGGAACTGGGAATACCCCTGGCCAGTCGTCCGTGCCTTTAG
- the thiM gene encoding hydroxyethylthiazole kinase translates to MDWGEQVVSLRRRIREQRPLVHHITNLVVTNLTANVTLAVGASPVMAYAAEEVADMARLAQAVVLNMGTLTEDVVEAMLLAGKAANKAGIPVVFDPVGAGATPFRTRTAQKIIKELHVDILRGNASEIAIIGGFGGQTKGVDAAGAPAQVAEMVKQVARDLNTVVAVTGATDYISDGERLLAVDNGHPLLTLVTGTGCSATAIIAAFRAVEEDGVTASAAALAYYGLAAESAAAASQGPASFQVALLDTLYNLAGEELARGVKIRAL, encoded by the coding sequence ATGGACTGGGGCGAACAGGTAGTATCTCTACGCCGGAGGATAAGGGAGCAAAGACCTTTAGTTCACCACATAACCAACCTGGTAGTAACCAATTTGACGGCCAATGTCACCCTGGCCGTCGGCGCCTCGCCGGTCATGGCCTACGCCGCGGAAGAAGTGGCTGATATGGCCCGCTTGGCCCAGGCGGTAGTACTGAATATGGGAACCTTGACGGAAGATGTAGTTGAAGCAATGCTCTTGGCAGGTAAAGCAGCCAATAAAGCCGGCATCCCTGTAGTTTTTGATCCTGTAGGAGCCGGGGCTACGCCTTTCCGCACCCGGACGGCGCAAAAAATTATCAAGGAACTGCATGTCGATATCCTCCGCGGTAATGCGTCGGAAATAGCCATCATAGGTGGTTTTGGCGGGCAGACAAAAGGAGTAGATGCCGCGGGGGCTCCTGCCCAGGTGGCAGAAATGGTCAAGCAAGTAGCCAGGGATTTAAATACTGTGGTAGCGGTTACGGGAGCTACTGATTACATTAGTGACGGGGAACGCCTGCTGGCAGTAGACAATGGGCACCCCCTGCTGACCCTCGTTACCGGAACCGGCTGTTCTGCCACCGCGATAATCGCCGCTTTCCGGGCCGTGGAGGAAGACGGCGTAACAGCCAGTGCTGCGGCCCTCGCCTATTATGGGCTGGCGGCAGAATCTGCGGCGGCAGCCAGCCAGGGGCCGGCCAGTTTCCAGGTAGCCCTCCTGGATACGCTTTATAATTTAGCCGGCGAAGAACTCGCCCGGGGAGTAAAAATACGCGCCTTGTAA